In a genomic window of Pseudomonas putida:
- the aroK gene encoding shikimate kinase AroK, whose translation MRNLILVGPMGAGKSTIGRLLAKELRLPFKDSDKEIELRTGANIPWIFDKEGEPGFRDREQAMIAELCDYDGVVLATGGGAVMREANRRALHAGGRVVYLHASVEQQVGRTSRDRNRPLLRTADPAKTLRDLLAIRDPLYREIADLVVETDERPPRMVVLDILERLQQLPPR comes from the coding sequence GTGCGAAATTTGATTCTTGTAGGGCCGATGGGGGCTGGAAAAAGCACCATCGGCCGATTGCTGGCCAAAGAGCTGCGCTTGCCATTCAAGGATTCCGACAAGGAAATTGAATTGCGCACGGGCGCCAATATCCCTTGGATCTTCGATAAGGAAGGCGAACCGGGCTTTCGTGATCGCGAGCAGGCAATGATTGCCGAGCTGTGCGATTACGATGGCGTGGTGTTGGCGACCGGCGGTGGTGCAGTCATGCGTGAAGCCAATCGTCGGGCACTGCATGCCGGGGGGCGGGTGGTCTACCTGCATGCTTCTGTGGAGCAGCAGGTCGGTCGCACGTCGCGCGATCGCAATCGGCCGTTGTTGCGTACTGCCGATCCCGCCAAGACCCTTCGGGATCTGCTGGCGATCCGCGATCCGCTTTATCGGGAAATCGCCGATCTGGTCGTGGAAACCGATGAGCGGCCGCCGCGAATGGTGGTGCTCGATATCCTTGAGCGCTTGCAGCAGCTGCCTCCCCGTTAA
- the aroB gene encoding 3-dehydroquinate synthase, giving the protein MQTLKVDLGERSYPIHIGEGLLDQPELLAPHIRGRQVAIISNETVAPLYLERLTRSLAQFSVISVVLPDGEAFKTWETLQLIFDGLLTARHDRRTTVIALGGGVIGDMAGFAAACYQRGVDFIQVPTTLLSQVDSSVGGKTGINHPLGKNMVGAFYQPNVVLIDTTSLKTLPARELSAGLAEVIKYGLICDEPFLTWLEDNVDRLRNLDQQALTYAIERSCAAKAAVVGADEKETGVRATLNLGHTFGHAIETHMGYGVWLHGEAVAAGTVMALEMSARLGWISEQERDRGIRLFQRAGLPVIPPEEMTEANFLEHMSVDKKVIDGRLRLVLLRHMGEAVVTDDYPKEVLQATLGADYRALAQLKG; this is encoded by the coding sequence ATGCAGACACTCAAGGTCGATCTAGGCGAGCGCAGCTACCCGATTCATATTGGCGAAGGTCTGTTGGATCAGCCCGAGCTGCTGGCCCCGCATATTCGCGGACGGCAAGTGGCGATCATCTCCAATGAAACCGTTGCGCCGCTCTATCTTGAACGTCTGACCCGCAGCCTCGCGCAGTTCTCGGTGATTTCCGTCGTCTTGCCCGATGGCGAGGCCTTCAAGACCTGGGAAACCCTGCAACTGATTTTCGACGGCCTGCTGACCGCACGCCACGACCGTCGCACCACGGTGATCGCCCTCGGCGGCGGCGTGATCGGCGACATGGCCGGTTTTGCGGCGGCCTGCTACCAGCGTGGCGTCGATTTCATCCAGGTTCCGACCACGTTGCTGTCGCAGGTCGACTCTTCGGTCGGCGGCAAGACCGGCATCAACCATCCGCTGGGCAAGAACATGGTCGGCGCCTTCTATCAGCCGAACGTCGTGCTGATCGACACCACCTCCCTCAAGACCCTGCCGGCCCGTGAGCTGTCCGCCGGGCTGGCCGAAGTCATCAAGTACGGCCTGATCTGCGATGAGCCGTTCCTGACCTGGCTCGAAGACAACGTGGATCGCCTGCGCAATCTGGATCAGCAAGCCCTGACCTACGCCATCGAACGCTCTTGCGCGGCCAAGGCCGCTGTCGTCGGCGCCGACGAAAAAGAGACCGGCGTGCGTGCCACGCTCAATCTGGGACACACCTTCGGCCACGCCATCGAAACCCACATGGGGTATGGCGTATGGCTGCACGGCGAAGCGGTAGCTGCTGGCACGGTGATGGCGCTGGAGATGTCCGCGCGACTGGGCTGGATCAGCGAGCAGGAACGCGATCGCGGCATTCGTCTGTTCCAGCGCGCCGGTTTGCCGGTGATCCCGCCTGAAGAGATGACCGAGGCGAATTTCCTTGAACACATGTCAGTTGATAAAAAAGTGATCGACGGTCGTTTGCGCCTGGTATTGCTGCGCCACATGGGCGAAGCGGTGGTGACCGACGATTATCCGAAAGAGGTTCTACAGGCCACGCTGGGAGCGGATTACCGCGCCCTGGCTCAGCTTAAAGGTTAA
- the gltB gene encoding glutamate synthase large subunit: MKAGLYQPDEFKDNCGFGLIAHMQGEPSHTLLQTAIEALTCMTHRGGINADGKTGDGCGLLIQKPDAFLRAIAQETFGVEMPKQYAVGMVFFNQDPVKAEAARENMNREILAAGLQLVGWRKVPIDTSVLGRLALERLPQIEQVFIGGEGLSDQDMAVKLFTSRRRSSVANAADTDHYVCSFSHKTIIYKGLMMPADLAAFYPDLGDERLQTSICVFHQRFSTNTLPKWPLAQPFRFLAHNGEINTITGNRNWAVARRTKFANDLMDLDELGPLVNRVGSDSSSMDNMLELMVTGGIDLFRGVRMIIPPAWQNVETMDPDLRAFYEYNSMHMEPWDGPAGVVMTDGRYAVCLLDRNGLRPARWVTTKNGFITLASEIGVWDYQPEDVIAKGRVGPGQIFAVDTETGQILDTDAIDNRLKSRHPYKQWLRKNALRIQATMEDNDHGSAFYDVDQLKQYMKMYQVTFEERDQVLRPLGEQGYEAVGSMGDDTPMAVLSQRVRTPYDYFRQQFAQVTNPPIDPLREAIVMSLEICLGAERNIFQESPEHASRVILSSPIISPAKWRSLMNLDRPGFERAIIDLNYDESVGLEAAIRSVADQAEEAVRSGRTQVVLSDRHIAPGKLPIHASLATGAVHHRLTEKGLRCDSNILVETATARDPHHFAVLVGFGASAVYPFLAYEVLGDLIRTGEVLGDLYEVFKNYRKGITKGLLKILSKMGISTITSYRGAQLFEAIGLSEEVCNLSFKGVPSRIKGARFVDIEAEQKALATEAWSPRKPIQQGGLLKFVHGGEYHAYNPDVVNTLQAAVQQGDYAKFKEYTSLVDNRPVSMIRDLLKVKTLDTPLDISEVEPLESVLKRFDSAGISLGALSPEAHEALAEAMNRLGARSNSGEGGEDPARYGTIKSSKIKQVATGRFGVTPEYLVNAEVLQIKVAQGAKPGEGGQLPGGKVNGLIAKLRYAVPGVTLISPPPHHDIYSIEDLSQLIFDLKQVNPKALVSVKLVAEAGVGTIAAGVAKAYADLITISGYDGGTGASPLTSIKYAGAPWELGLAETHQTLRGNDLRGKVKVQTDGGLKTGLDVIKAAILGAESFGFGTAPMIALGCKYLRICHLNNCATGVATQNEKLRKDHYIGTVDMVVNFFTYVAEETREWLAKLGVRSLEELIGRTDLLDIIEGQTTKQHHLDLTPLLGSDHIPADKPQFCGVDRNPPFDKGLLAEKMVDMATSAINDLSGAEFALDICNCDRSIGARISGEIARKHGNQGMANAPITFRFKGTAGQSFGVWNAGGLNMYLEGDANDYVGKGMTGGKLVIVPPKGSLYKTQDSAIVGNTCLYGATGGKLFAAGTAGERFAVRNSGAHTVVEGTGDHCCEYMTGGFVCVLGKTGYNFGSGMTGGFAYVLDQDNTFVDRVNHELVEIQRISGEAMEAYRSHLQRVLNEYVEETDSEWGRELAENLDDYVRRFWLVKPKAASLKSLLSSTRANPQ; the protein is encoded by the coding sequence ATGAAAGCAGGTCTGTACCAACCAGATGAATTCAAGGATAACTGCGGTTTCGGCCTGATAGCCCATATGCAGGGCGAGCCCAGTCATACCCTTTTGCAAACGGCCATCGAGGCCCTGACCTGCATGACCCACCGCGGTGGGATTAATGCCGACGGCAAGACCGGTGACGGTTGCGGTCTGCTGATTCAAAAGCCGGACGCGTTCCTGCGAGCCATCGCCCAGGAAACCTTCGGCGTCGAAATGCCCAAGCAATATGCCGTGGGCATGGTTTTCTTCAACCAGGACCCGGTAAAGGCCGAAGCCGCTCGCGAGAACATGAACCGCGAGATCCTGGCCGCCGGCCTGCAGCTCGTCGGCTGGCGCAAAGTGCCGATCGACACCAGCGTCCTCGGCCGCCTGGCTCTGGAGCGCCTGCCGCAGATCGAACAAGTGTTCATCGGCGGTGAAGGCCTGAGCGACCAGGACATGGCCGTCAAGCTGTTCACCTCCCGTCGCCGCTCGTCCGTGGCCAACGCCGCCGACACCGACCACTACGTGTGCAGCTTTTCCCACAAGACCATCATTTATAAAGGCCTGATGATGCCGGCGGACCTCGCCGCCTTCTATCCGGACCTTGGCGATGAGCGCCTGCAAACCTCGATTTGCGTGTTCCACCAGCGCTTCTCCACCAACACCCTGCCGAAATGGCCGTTGGCTCAACCGTTCCGCTTCCTAGCGCACAACGGCGAGATCAACACCATCACCGGCAACCGCAACTGGGCCGTGGCCCGTCGCACCAAGTTCGCCAACGACTTGATGGACCTGGACGAACTGGGCCCGCTGGTCAACCGTGTCGGTTCCGACTCCTCCAGCATGGACAACATGCTCGAACTGATGGTCACCGGTGGCATCGACCTGTTCCGTGGCGTGCGGATGATCATTCCGCCAGCGTGGCAGAACGTCGAGACCATGGACCCGGACCTGCGTGCGTTCTACGAATACAACTCGATGCACATGGAACCGTGGGACGGCCCGGCCGGTGTGGTAATGACCGACGGTCGCTACGCGGTGTGCCTGCTCGACCGTAACGGTCTGCGTCCGGCGCGCTGGGTCACCACCAAGAACGGCTTCATCACCCTGGCGTCGGAAATCGGCGTCTGGGACTACCAGCCTGAAGACGTGATCGCCAAGGGTCGTGTGGGCCCGGGCCAGATCTTCGCCGTGGACACCGAAACCGGCCAGATCCTCGACACCGACGCCATCGACAACCGCCTGAAGTCCCGTCATCCGTACAAGCAATGGCTGCGCAAGAACGCCCTGCGCATCCAGGCGACCATGGAAGACAACGACCACGGTTCGGCCTTCTACGACGTCGATCAGCTCAAGCAATACATGAAGATGTACCAGGTCACGTTCGAAGAGCGCGATCAGGTGCTGCGTCCGCTGGGCGAGCAAGGCTACGAAGCCGTGGGCTCGATGGGCGACGATACGCCGATGGCCGTGCTGTCCCAGCGCGTGCGCACGCCGTACGACTATTTCCGCCAGCAGTTCGCGCAGGTCACCAACCCGCCGATCGACCCGCTGCGTGAAGCCATCGTCATGTCGCTGGAGATCTGCCTCGGTGCCGAGCGCAACATCTTCCAGGAGTCGCCTGAGCACGCCTCGCGCGTAATCCTCAGCTCGCCGATCATTTCCCCGGCCAAGTGGCGCTCGCTGATGAACCTCGACCGTCCAGGCTTCGAGCGGGCGATCATCGACCTCAACTACGACGAAAGCGTCGGCCTCGAAGCGGCCATCCGCAGCGTTGCCGATCAGGCTGAAGAAGCCGTGCGTTCCGGTCGCACCCAGGTCGTACTGAGTGACCGTCACATCGCGCCGGGCAAGTTGCCGATCCACGCCTCCCTGGCCACCGGTGCGGTGCACCACCGCCTGACCGAAAAAGGCCTGCGTTGCGACTCCAACATCCTCGTGGAAACCGCGACCGCTCGCGATCCGCACCACTTCGCCGTGCTGGTCGGTTTCGGCGCCTCCGCCGTTTATCCGTTCCTGGCCTACGAAGTGCTGGGCGACTTGATCCGTACCGGTGAAGTGCTGGGCGACCTCTATGAGGTGTTCAAGAACTACCGTAAAGGCATCACCAAGGGCCTGCTCAAGATCCTGTCGAAGATGGGTATCTCGACCATCACTTCTTACCGTGGTGCGCAGCTGTTCGAGGCCATCGGCCTGTCGGAAGAAGTCTGCAACCTGAGCTTCAAGGGCGTACCGAGCCGCATCAAGGGTGCGCGTTTTGTCGACATCGAAGCCGAGCAGAAAGCCCTGGCCACCGAAGCCTGGAGCCCGCGCAAGCCGATCCAGCAGGGTGGCCTGCTGAAGTTCGTCCACGGTGGCGAATATCACGCCTACAACCCGGACGTGGTCAACACCCTGCAAGCCGCCGTGCAGCAGGGCGACTACGCCAAATTCAAGGAATACACCTCGCTGGTGGACAACCGTCCGGTGTCGATGATCCGCGACCTGCTCAAGGTCAAGACCCTCGATACGCCGCTGGACATCAGCGAAGTCGAGCCGCTGGAATCGGTACTCAAGCGCTTCGATTCCGCCGGTATCTCGCTGGGTGCCCTGTCGCCGGAAGCTCACGAAGCCCTGGCCGAAGCCATGAACCGCCTTGGCGCGCGTTCCAACTCCGGTGAAGGCGGCGAAGACCCTGCGCGCTACGGCACCATCAAGAGCTCGAAAATCAAGCAGGTGGCCACCGGTCGTTTCGGTGTAACCCCGGAATACCTGGTCAACGCCGAAGTGCTGCAGATCAAGGTCGCCCAGGGCGCCAAGCCAGGCGAGGGCGGTCAACTGCCAGGCGGCAAGGTCAACGGCCTGATCGCCAAGCTGCGTTACGCGGTACCGGGCGTGACCCTGATCTCGCCTCCGCCGCACCACGACATCTACTCGATCGAAGACTTGTCGCAGCTGATTTTCGACCTGAAACAGGTCAACCCGAAGGCGCTGGTCTCGGTGAAGCTGGTGGCGGAAGCAGGCGTCGGCACCATCGCTGCCGGTGTGGCCAAGGCCTATGCGGACCTGATCACCATCTCCGGCTACGACGGCGGCACCGGTGCTTCGCCGCTGACTTCGATCAAATACGCGGGCGCTCCGTGGGAACTCGGCCTGGCCGAAACCCACCAGACCCTGCGTGGCAACGACCTGCGTGGCAAGGTCAAGGTGCAGACCGACGGCGGCCTGAAAACCGGCCTCGACGTGATCAAGGCGGCGATCCTCGGCGCTGAAAGCTTCGGCTTCGGTACCGCGCCAATGATCGCCCTGGGTTGCAAATACCTGCGTATCTGCCACCTGAACAACTGCGCCACCGGCGTCGCGACTCAGAACGAGAAGCTGCGCAAGGATCACTACATCGGTACCGTCGACATGGTGGTGAACTTCTTCACCTACGTCGCCGAAGAAACCCGTGAGTGGCTGGCCAAGCTGGGCGTGCGCTCCCTCGAAGAGTTGATCGGCCGTACCGATCTGCTGGACATCATCGAAGGTCAGACCACCAAGCAGCATCACCTGGACCTGACCCCGTTGCTGGGCAGCGATCACATCCCTGCCGACAAGCCTCAGTTCTGCGGCGTGGATCGCAATCCGCCGTTCGACAAAGGCCTGCTGGCCGAGAAAATGGTCGACATGGCCACCTCGGCGATCAACGACCTGAGCGGCGCCGAGTTCGCCCTGGACATCTGCAACTGCGACCGTTCCATCGGCGCGCGGATCTCCGGCGAAATCGCCCGCAAACACGGCAACCAGGGCATGGCCAACGCGCCAATCACCTTCCGTTTCAAGGGCACCGCTGGCCAGAGCTTCGGCGTGTGGAACGCCGGCGGCCTGAACATGTACCTGGAAGGTGACGCCAACGACTACGTCGGCAAGGGCATGACCGGCGGCAAGCTGGTGATCGTTCCGCCCAAAGGCAGCCTCTACAAGACACAGGACAGTGCCATCGTCGGCAACACCTGCCTGTACGGCGCCACTGGCGGCAAGTTGTTCGCCGCCGGCACCGCGGGTGAGCGTTTCGCCGTGCGTAACTCCGGTGCCCACACCGTCGTGGAAGGCACTGGCGATCACTGCTGCGAGTACATGACCGGTGGTTTCGTCTGCGTACTGGGCAAGACCGGTTACAACTTCGGCTCTGGCATGACCGGCGGTTTCGCCTACGTGCTCGACCAGGACAACACCTTCGTTGACCGGGTCAACCACGAATTGGTGGAAATCCAGCGGATCAGCGGCGAGGCGATGGAAGCCTACCGTAGCCATTTGCAACGCGTGCTGAACGAGTACGTCGAGGAAACCGACAGCGAGTGGGGTCGTGAACTCGCCGAGAACCTCGATGATTACGTGCGCCGTTTCTGGTTGGTCAAGCCAAAGGCTGCCTCCCTGAAATCGTTGCTTTCCAGCACCCGTGCCAACCCGCAGTGA
- the pilO gene encoding type 4a pilus biogenesis protein PilO: MNLSGWLEGLRRIDINDLDTNNIGSWPPAIKVVVGALIMVLVLVMGYSFSTSELEDQLQLKRTEESTLKEQFADKARMAANLELYTQQMKEMENSFGVLLRQLPSDTEVPGLLEDITRTGLGSGLEFEEIKLLPEVTQPFYIELPIQITVTGAYHDLATFVSGVAGLPRIVTLHDFDLAPANPDGGPKLRMSILAKTYRYNDKGLHP; this comes from the coding sequence ATGAATCTGTCCGGATGGCTGGAAGGGCTGCGCAGGATCGATATCAACGATCTGGATACCAACAACATCGGTTCATGGCCACCAGCGATCAAGGTGGTGGTGGGTGCGTTGATCATGGTGCTGGTGTTGGTCATGGGATACAGCTTTTCCACGAGCGAGCTCGAGGATCAGCTGCAGCTCAAGCGCACAGAAGAGTCGACGCTCAAGGAGCAGTTCGCCGACAAGGCCCGCATGGCGGCCAATCTCGAGCTCTATACCCAGCAGATGAAGGAGATGGAGAACTCCTTCGGCGTGCTGCTGCGCCAGTTGCCGAGTGACACCGAAGTCCCCGGCTTGCTGGAAGACATCACCCGCACCGGCCTGGGCAGCGGCCTGGAGTTTGAAGAGATCAAGCTGCTGCCCGAGGTGACCCAGCCGTTCTACATCGAATTGCCGATCCAGATTACCGTCACCGGCGCCTATCACGACCTGGCCACTTTCGTCAGTGGCGTGGCCGGGCTGCCGCGCATCGTCACCCTGCATGATTTCGACCTGGCACCGGCCAATCCCGACGGCGGTCCCAAATTGCGCATGAGCATCCTGGCCAAGACCTACCGCTATAACGACAAGGGGCTGCATCCATGA
- the pilQ gene encoding type IV pilus secretin PilQ, whose protein sequence is MNRTFSTLGMSLWIALLSPMVQAANLKALDVAALPGDRVELKLAFDQPPPAPRGYTTESPARIALDLPGVASQLASKTRDLGSGNARSATVVETTDRTRLIINLTQLSPYSTRVEGNNLFVEVGQGSKMAPAKAPASRAPAAAVSIPAPARQSVASSKAIRGVDFQRGTQGEGNVVIDLSDPSIAPDIQEREGKIVLGFARTQLPEPLRVRLDVKDFATPVQFVNAAATGDRATITIEPSGAFDYSTYQTDNKLTVSIRPMTVDDLQKRNADRYAYSGEKLSLNFQDIDVRSVLQLIADFTNLNLVASDTVQGGITLRLQNVPWDQALDLVLKTKGLDKRKIGNVLLVAPADEIAARERQELESQKQIAELAPLRRELLQVNYAKAADIAKLFQSVTSAEAKVDERGSITVDERTNNIIAYQTQDRLDELRRIVAQLDIPVRQVMIEARIVEANVDYDKSLGVRWGGSIQNKGNWNTSGVSNGANGSTTIGTPGSTSTNSPFVDMGAAGNTSGIGIAFITDNVLLDLELTAMEKTGNGEIVSQPKVVTSDKETAKILKGTEIPYQEASSSGATSVSFKEASLSLEVTPQITPDNRIIMEVKVTKDEPDFLNKVQDVPPIKKNEVNAKVLVNDGETIVIGGVFSNTQSKVVDKVPFLGDVPYLGRLFRRDVVSEKKSELLVFLTPRIMNNQAFAVSR, encoded by the coding sequence ATGAACAGGACTTTCTCCACCCTCGGGATGTCGCTATGGATAGCGCTGCTTTCGCCGATGGTACAAGCGGCCAACCTCAAGGCGCTGGATGTCGCCGCGCTGCCCGGAGACCGCGTCGAGTTGAAGCTGGCGTTCGATCAGCCACCGCCGGCGCCGCGGGGCTACACCACGGAGTCGCCCGCGCGAATTGCGCTGGATTTGCCCGGCGTCGCCAGTCAATTGGCGAGCAAGACCCGTGATCTGGGCAGCGGCAATGCCCGGAGCGCGACGGTGGTCGAAACCACTGATCGTACGCGGCTGATCATCAACCTGACTCAATTGAGTCCCTACAGCACGCGAGTCGAAGGAAACAACCTGTTCGTGGAAGTAGGCCAGGGAAGCAAGATGGCGCCTGCCAAGGCCCCGGCTTCCAGGGCGCCAGCCGCTGCGGTGTCGATACCCGCCCCGGCGCGTCAATCCGTGGCGAGCTCCAAGGCGATTCGCGGGGTGGATTTTCAGCGCGGCACCCAGGGCGAAGGCAACGTGGTGATCGATTTGTCGGACCCCTCCATTGCTCCGGACATTCAGGAGCGCGAAGGCAAGATCGTGCTCGGTTTCGCCAGGACCCAATTGCCCGAGCCTTTGCGTGTGCGCCTGGACGTCAAGGATTTCGCCACCCCGGTGCAATTCGTCAATGCCGCCGCCACAGGTGACAGGGCCACGATCACCATCGAGCCCAGCGGTGCATTCGATTACTCCACCTACCAGACCGACAACAAGTTGACCGTCAGCATCCGTCCGATGACCGTCGACGACCTGCAAAAGCGCAACGCCGATCGATACGCCTACAGCGGCGAGAAGCTATCGCTGAATTTCCAGGACATCGATGTGCGTTCGGTGCTGCAACTGATTGCCGACTTCACCAACCTCAATCTGGTGGCCAGCGATACGGTGCAAGGCGGGATCACGTTGCGTCTGCAAAACGTGCCCTGGGATCAAGCGCTGGATCTGGTGCTGAAAACCAAGGGTCTGGACAAGCGCAAGATCGGCAACGTGTTGCTGGTGGCGCCGGCCGATGAAATCGCCGCCCGGGAGCGCCAGGAACTGGAGTCGCAAAAGCAGATTGCTGAACTGGCGCCCTTGCGGCGTGAGCTGTTGCAGGTCAACTACGCCAAGGCGGCCGATATCGCCAAGTTGTTCCAGTCGGTGACCAGCGCCGAGGCGAAAGTTGACGAACGGGGTTCGATCACCGTGGATGAGCGGACCAACAACATCATCGCCTACCAGACCCAGGACCGGCTCGATGAACTGCGCCGGATCGTGGCGCAACTGGATATTCCGGTGCGTCAGGTGATGATCGAGGCACGAATCGTCGAGGCCAACGTGGATTACGACAAGAGTCTCGGGGTGCGCTGGGGTGGTTCGATCCAGAACAAGGGCAACTGGAACACCTCTGGCGTCAGCAACGGTGCCAATGGATCAACCACCATCGGCACGCCCGGCAGTACCAGCACCAACTCACCGTTCGTCGACATGGGGGCCGCAGGAAACACGTCGGGAATCGGTATCGCGTTCATTACCGACAACGTTTTGCTCGATCTTGAACTGACGGCCATGGAGAAGACCGGCAACGGCGAAATCGTCTCGCAACCCAAGGTGGTCACGTCCGACAAGGAAACCGCGAAGATCCTCAAGGGCACCGAGATTCCCTATCAGGAAGCAAGCTCCAGCGGCGCGACATCCGTGTCTTTCAAGGAGGCGTCGCTGTCGCTGGAGGTCACGCCGCAGATCACACCGGACAACCGGATCATCATGGAAGTGAAGGTTACCAAGGACGAACCCGACTTCTTGAACAAGGTGCAGGATGTACCGCCGATCAAGAAAAACGAGGTCAATGCCAAGGTCTTGGTCAATGATGGCGAGACCATCGTAATTGGCGGCGTTTTCTCAAATACTCAAAGCAAGGTTGTAGATAAGGTGCCATTTCTTGGCGATGTGCCGTATCTTGGCCGCCTTTTCCGGCGTGACGTGGTTTCGGAGAAAAAATCCGAGCTGTTGGTGTTTCTCACTCCGCGTATCATGAATAACCAGGCGTTTGCTGTGAGTCGTTGA
- a CDS encoding pilus assembly protein PilP, translating into MSPIRMFFMVATLAILAGCGGGDDFSDLDAYMNEMRLRAPGKIEPTPTFRSYPTFTYNAANLRSPFSRQVRVDLAGQRHGSRNVKPDPSRVKQYLEGFNIEQFEMVGTISNASGSFALLRGAGGVHRLKVGDYLGRNDGRIVAINATQVDVVEIVPDGEGAWLERPRTIPLKEHS; encoded by the coding sequence ATGAGCCCGATACGCATGTTTTTCATGGTCGCGACCCTGGCGATCCTGGCTGGCTGTGGCGGTGGTGATGACTTCAGCGACCTGGACGCCTACATGAACGAAATGCGCCTGCGGGCGCCGGGCAAGATTGAACCAACGCCCACATTCCGGTCTTACCCGACATTCACATACAACGCCGCCAACCTGCGCAGCCCGTTTTCGCGGCAGGTCAGGGTCGACCTGGCCGGCCAGCGGCACGGCTCGCGCAACGTCAAGCCGGACCCGAGTCGGGTCAAGCAATACCTCGAGGGTTTCAACATCGAGCAATTTGAAATGGTCGGCACCATTTCCAATGCATCGGGCTCCTTTGCGCTGTTGCGCGGGGCGGGTGGGGTGCACCGGTTGAAAGTCGGCGATTACCTGGGACGTAACGACGGGCGGATCGTCGCCATCAATGCCACGCAAGTCGATGTAGTCGAAATCGTCCCGGACGGCGAGGGGGCCTGGCTGGAACGGCCGCGGACCATTCCTTTGAAAGAACACTCATAG